TAAGCTTGTGTCTTTGGTTTTTTTGTTGTCGTTTTCGATGAAGATTGCTTCACTTTCGTATCCAAAGCAACTGTTGAAGACGTTTTCGATTTTTACGACTTTGCCTGAGATTGGGCTGTGGACGGGTGCACTGACGCGTTCAGTGGAGTCTGCGATTTTTTGTCCCATCGCAACGGTGTCGCCAACGGAAACAATGGGTTTGTTGTTTTCGCCGGTTTGCTGGTTGACTAGGACAACTGCAAGTTTGGGGTCAGCGAAGACTTCAATGGGGGTTTTTCGTGCAACGTCTTTGACTTCTTTTATTACAACTAAGTTTGCCATTTTAATCATCTCCCAAAGGGTTTGCCTATTCTTATGCGGTCAATAAGTGGCACCGTTAAGTTCATGATAATCAGTGCTAGCAAGGAGCCGCCAAGGAAGTTCATATATGTTTGTATTAGGACCGTTAGTACACCTAAGCCGACGCCGAAGATAATTTGTCCCGTTCCCGAAAACGGTGTTGTCGCGGGGTCTGTTGCCATAAAGAAGCCCAAGAAGATCGAGCTGCCGATGAACACTTCAAAGAGCAATCTTGACACAAGGTCAGTGTCTGCATAGACGGTTGACATGATCAAAGACATGACGACGATTGAAGCAAAGTATGCGCCTGTAACTTTCCATTTGAAGTATTTGTGTGCGAGAGCAAACAGAGCGATGCCGACGATGATTACCAAGATGCTTGAAGCGCCTCCGGGCCATCCGTGGAACTTCTCAAGGATCATGAGCGAGTTTAAGTCTGCAACAGCAGTGCTGGAGGGGTTAGCGTAGCATGATTGAAGGTAGCTTGTGAAAGAACCCAGACCGTTGCTTCCAACGGGTAAGTCTCCTCCACCTAATGGACCAGCGAGAAGCGGCATACCGATACCGCCTGTCTCCATTGAGGCGTAGTGTTCTTTGGGCAACAGCATTGTGAAGAGGAATGGAAGGAGTATGAGGAATTTTGCGGCTGCGGCAGGGTTGAGTGGTTTCCTTGCACCACCTGCGCCGAGGACTTTTTTGAAGACCACTTGGCCGACCATGGTGATGAGGGCAACGAACACGAAAGCGTTAGGTGCAGTGAAG
The DNA window shown above is from Candidatus Bathyarchaeota archaeon and carries:
- a CDS encoding RnfABCDGE type electron transport complex subunit D, coding for MSSESISEQVKPAPHINAPMSKTRIMQYTFAALLVITVVTAILWFPVTCPTDAQLQIYTTLTGSWQMPLGAILLINALVALGVAIGIDLLFSKLVSDSQLNIWSSAVFALIVTLCFSLGVPSMAMGTGDVMPIATFTAPNAFVFVALITMVGQVVFKKVLGAGGARKPLNPAAAAKFLILLPFLFTMLLPKEHYASMETGGIGMPLLAGPLGGGDLPVGSNGLGSFTSYLQSCYANPSSTAVADLNSLMILEKFHGWPGGASSILVIIVGIALFALAHKYFKWKVTGAYFASIVVMSLIMSTVYADTDLVSRLLFEVFIGSSIFLGFFMATDPATTPFSGTGQIIFGVGLGVLTVLIQTYMNFLGGSLLALIIMNLTVPLIDRIRIGKPFGR